The following coding sequences lie in one Kitasatospora azatica KCTC 9699 genomic window:
- a CDS encoding tetratricopeptide repeat protein: MSGGQGQAAGGAGEGPVTGDGAPTGDVYEWFRRGERLLADGHPAAAEQLLARAAAAEPHSKSIREALARAQFDAGSYAAAMENFRAIAQADPSDDYAQFGWGIAAARLGDFETSVKHLALAVAMRPQAEHYRKALRHTRATLAARAGAFGPLLPGAPGYLPPQGASDRQGASDQQAATDQPAATDQPAATDQPAATDEQAATDQPAATDEQAATDQQAATDQPKDEDNQA, encoded by the coding sequence ATGAGTGGTGGGCAGGGGCAGGCCGCCGGCGGGGCGGGTGAGGGGCCGGTCACCGGTGACGGTGCGCCGACCGGGGACGTCTACGAATGGTTCCGGCGCGGCGAGCGGCTGCTCGCGGACGGGCATCCGGCGGCGGCCGAGCAGTTGCTGGCCCGGGCGGCGGCCGCCGAACCGCACTCCAAGAGCATCCGGGAGGCGCTGGCCAGGGCCCAGTTCGACGCCGGGTCGTACGCGGCGGCGATGGAGAACTTCCGGGCCATTGCGCAGGCCGATCCCTCGGACGACTACGCTCAGTTCGGTTGGGGCATCGCGGCGGCCCGGCTCGGCGACTTCGAGACCTCGGTCAAGCACCTGGCCCTGGCGGTGGCGATGCGGCCGCAGGCCGAGCACTACCGCAAGGCGTTGCGCCACACCCGGGCCACCCTGGCGGCCCGGGCCGGGGCGTTCGGGCCCCTGCTGCCCGGTGCGCCGGGGTACCTGCCGCCGCAGGGAGCAAGTGACCGGCAGGGAGCAAGCGACCAGCAAGCGGCCACCGACCAGCCGGCGGCCACCGACCAGCCGGCGGCCACCGACCAGCCGGCGGCCACCGACGAGCAGGCAGCCACTGACCAGCCGGCGGCCACCGACGAGCAGGCAGCCACTGACCAGCAGGCAGCCACCGACCAGCCGAAGGACGAGGACAACCAGGCATGA
- a CDS encoding DUF1015 family protein — MSAPRAEGDASAPAGGPGDPGHVATAGLSLSPFRGLRYVPERVGTLAAVTSPPYDVVDPHRRLSLETADPHNVVRLILPRPEPDDTGERPDRDTRYRHAARLLEDWLSEGVLAPDPKPALYVYEQRTAEGSPSGELLQRGLIGALAVSGREGGVVLPHEDVMPRPVADRVGLMRTTRANLEPLLLTYRGKGGAAAVIERTVQREPLLTTTTSDGTRHRLWAVTDPAELAQVTRDLATCRALIADGHHRWEMYLRLQREHRHLPFSPWDRGMVLLVDTARYPLRVRAIHRVLYRLPLDRALAAAGEHWQVKEVPGPLDAALQALAEAKAHGGNAFVLTGGDGTFWLIGEPEESVLDATVRTDRPDEWRHLDATVLHSTLLDHTWHVPDSPDEIGYLHAAAAAEREAARSGGTAVLLHPVDEGVVRRLAEQGVTMPRKSTSFGPKPATGLVLRSLELG, encoded by the coding sequence ATGAGTGCACCCCGTGCAGAAGGCGACGCCTCCGCCCCAGCGGGCGGCCCCGGTGACCCCGGCCACGTCGCCACCGCAGGGCTTTCGCTGTCGCCCTTCCGCGGGCTGCGGTACGTCCCCGAACGCGTCGGCACCCTGGCCGCGGTGACCTCCCCGCCCTACGACGTGGTGGACCCGCACCGCCGACTCAGCCTGGAGACCGCCGACCCGCACAACGTGGTCCGCCTGATCCTCCCGCGCCCCGAACCCGACGACACCGGCGAGCGCCCCGACCGCGACACCCGCTACCGGCACGCCGCCCGGCTGCTGGAGGACTGGCTGAGCGAGGGCGTGCTGGCCCCCGACCCGAAGCCGGCCCTGTACGTCTACGAGCAGCGCACCGCCGAGGGCAGCCCGAGCGGCGAACTGCTGCAGCGCGGCCTGATCGGCGCCCTCGCGGTGAGCGGCCGGGAGGGCGGCGTGGTCCTCCCGCACGAGGACGTGATGCCCCGGCCGGTCGCCGACCGGGTCGGCCTGATGCGCACCACCCGGGCCAACCTGGAACCACTGCTGCTCACCTACCGGGGCAAGGGCGGGGCCGCGGCGGTGATCGAGCGGACCGTGCAGCGCGAACCGCTGCTCACCACCACCACCTCCGACGGCACCCGGCACCGCCTCTGGGCCGTCACCGACCCCGCCGAACTGGCCCAGGTGACCCGCGATCTGGCCACCTGCCGGGCGCTGATCGCCGACGGGCACCACCGGTGGGAGATGTACCTGCGACTGCAGCGCGAACACCGCCACCTGCCGTTCAGTCCCTGGGACCGGGGCATGGTGCTGCTGGTGGACACCGCGCGCTACCCCCTGCGGGTCCGGGCCATCCACCGAGTGCTGTACCGGCTGCCGCTGGACCGCGCGCTGGCCGCCGCCGGCGAGCACTGGCAGGTCAAGGAGGTCCCCGGCCCGCTGGACGCGGCGCTGCAGGCCCTCGCCGAGGCCAAGGCGCACGGCGGCAACGCCTTCGTGCTGACCGGCGGCGACGGCACCTTCTGGCTGATCGGCGAACCCGAGGAGTCGGTGCTCGACGCCACCGTCCGCACCGACCGTCCCGACGAGTGGCGCCACCTGGACGCGACCGTCCTGCACTCCACGCTGCTCGACCACACCTGGCACGTCCCGGACAGCCCCGACGAGATCGGCTACCTGCACGCGGCCGCGGCCGCCGAGCGCGAGGCCGCCCGCAGCGGCGGCACGGCCGTGCTGCTGCACCCGGTGGACGAGGGCGTGGTCCGCCGGCTCGCCGAGCAGGGCGTCACGATGCCGCGCAAGTCCACCTCCTTCGGGCCGAAGCCGGCCACCGGGCTGGTGCTGCGCAGCCTCGAACTGGGCTAG
- a CDS encoding tetratricopeptide repeat protein, with protein MSNPPQDRPERRSGEGRGYEPRSRGGWSNDRGPRRDDRGEGGFRRDDRDRDRGGDRDRGGDRPTGGDRGGYRPSGDRPSYGDRDRGGYRPSGDRPSYGDRDRGGDRGGFRRDDRPAGGGGDRGGYRGGDRPSYGDRDRGGDRGGYRPSGDRPSYGDRDRGGDRGGYRPSGDRPSYGDRDRGGDRGGYRPSGDRPSGGDRGGFRRDDRPSGGDRGGFRPSGDRPSYGDRDRGGDRGGFRRDDRPSGYRPSGDRPSGDRPSYGDRDRGGDRGGFRRDDRPSGGDRGGFRRDDRPSGGDRGGYRPSGDRPSGGDRGGFRPSGDRPSYGDRDRGGDRGGFRRDDRPSGYRPSGDRPSYGDRDRDRGGDRGGYRPSGDRPSGGDRGGFRRDDRPSGGDRGGYRPSGDRPSYGDRDRGGDRGGFRREGRPGGDRGGSRPYGDRDRGGDRGGRSYEGRRDDRGDRGGYDDRRGHQEPVHRLPIPEDVTGMEIDADVRQELKSLPKTLADDVARNLVMVARLLDTEPEEAYKYSRVALRLASRVPSVREAAGFASYMTQRYSEALTEFRAARRMTGRADLWPVMADCERGLGRPERALAMAGEPEVKQLDKAGQVEMRLVAAGARADLGQFDAAVVTLQSPELASHTVHPWTARLRYAYADALIAAGRADEARDWFAKAVEADPDGATNASERLAEIDGLEFVDALDPEAEEVEETEEDEVSSEAQAEGRSEGRREERRDVREDGEDRVIFEDDEDVEEYYDDDDLEIEEADEAETDQVNRDREARRD; from the coding sequence ATGTCGAACCCGCCCCAGGACCGTCCCGAGCGTCGATCGGGCGAAGGCCGAGGCTACGAGCCCCGCTCCCGTGGAGGTTGGTCGAACGACCGCGGCCCGCGCCGCGACGACCGCGGTGAGGGCGGCTTCCGCCGCGACGACCGTGACCGTGATCGCGGTGGCGACCGTGACCGTGGCGGGGACCGCCCCACCGGTGGCGACCGTGGTGGCTACCGCCCGTCCGGTGACCGTCCCTCCTACGGCGACCGCGATCGCGGCGGCTACCGCCCGTCGGGCGACCGTCCCTCCTACGGCGACCGCGACCGTGGTGGCGACCGCGGCGGCTTCCGCCGCGACGACCGCCCCGCCGGCGGCGGCGGCGACCGTGGTGGGTACCGCGGTGGCGACCGTCCGTCGTACGGTGACCGTGACCGTGGCGGGGATCGTGGCGGCTACCGCCCGTCCGGTGACCGCCCCTCCTACGGCGACCGCGATCGCGGTGGCGACCGCGGCGGCTACCGCCCGTCGGGCGACCGTCCCTCCTACGGCGACCGCGACCGCGGCGGGGATCGTGGCGGCTACCGCCCGTCCGGTGACCGCCCGTCCGGTGGCGACCGTGGTGGCTTCCGCCGTGACGACCGGCCCTCCGGTGGTGACCGTGGCGGCTTCCGTCCCTCGGGTGACCGTCCGTCCTACGGTGACCGTGACCGTGGTGGCGACCGTGGCGGGTTCCGTCGGGATGACCGTCCCTCGGGCTACCGTCCGTCCGGTGACCGTCCCTCGGGAGACCGTCCCTCGTACGGTGACCGTGACCGTGGTGGCGACCGTGGCGGGTTCCGTCGGGATGACCGCCCGTCCGGCGGTGACCGTGGTGGCTTCCGTCGCGACGACCGTCCCTCCGGTGGCGACCGTGGCGGCTACCGTCCGTCCGGTGACCGGCCCTCCGGTGGCGACCGTGGTGGCTTCCGTCCCTCCGGTGACCGTCCGTCCTACGGCGACCGTGACCGTGGTGGCGACCGTGGCGGGTTCCGTCGGGATGACCGTCCCTCGGGCTACCGCCCGTCCGGTGACCGTCCCTCCTACGGCGACCGTGACCGTGACCGTGGTGGCGACCGTGGTGGCTACCGCCCGTCCGGTGACCGCCCGTCCGGCGGCGACCGTGGCGGCTTCCGCCGTGACGACCGCCCCTCCGGTGGCGACCGCGGCGGCTACCGCCCGTCGGGTGACCGTCCGTCCTACGGCGACCGCGACCGTGGCGGGGACCGCGGCGGCTTCCGCCGTGAGGGTCGCCCGGGCGGTGACCGTGGCGGCAGCCGTCCCTACGGGGACCGTGACCGTGGTGGCGACCGTGGCGGCCGCTCCTACGAGGGCCGGCGTGACGACCGCGGCGACCGTGGCGGCTACGACGACCGTCGGGGCCACCAGGAGCCGGTGCACCGCCTCCCGATCCCCGAGGACGTCACGGGGATGGAGATCGACGCGGATGTGCGCCAGGAGCTGAAGAGCCTGCCGAAGACGCTGGCCGACGACGTGGCCCGCAACCTCGTCATGGTGGCCCGCCTGCTCGACACCGAGCCGGAGGAGGCCTACAAGTACTCCCGGGTGGCGCTCCGCCTGGCCTCCCGCGTCCCCTCGGTGCGGGAGGCGGCCGGCTTCGCCTCGTACATGACGCAGCGTTACTCGGAGGCGCTGACCGAGTTCCGGGCGGCTCGCCGGATGACCGGTCGGGCCGACCTGTGGCCGGTGATGGCCGACTGCGAGCGCGGTCTGGGCCGTCCGGAGCGGGCGCTGGCGATGGCCGGTGAGCCCGAGGTGAAGCAGCTGGACAAGGCCGGTCAGGTGGAGATGCGCCTGGTCGCGGCCGGTGCGCGCGCCGACCTGGGGCAGTTCGACGCCGCCGTGGTCACGCTGCAGAGCCCGGAGCTGGCCTCGCACACGGTGCACCCGTGGACGGCGCGGCTGCGTTACGCCTACGCCGACGCGCTGATCGCGGCCGGGCGTGCGGACGAGGCGCGGGACTGGTTCGCGAAGGCCGTGGAGGCCGACCCGGACGGCGCCACCAACGCCTCGGAGCGGCTGGCGGAGATCGACGGGCTGGAGTTCGTCGACGCGCTGGACCCGGAGGCCGAGGAGGTCGAGGAGACCGAGGAGGACGAGGTCTCGTCCGAGGCCCAGGCCGAGGGCCGGTCCGAGGGTCGCCGTGAGGAGCGCCGCGACGTCCGCGAGGACGGCGAGGACCGGGTGATCTTCGAGGACGACGAGGACGTCGAGGAGTACTACGACGATGACGACCTGGAGATCGAGGAGGCCGACGAGGCCGAGACCGACCAGGTGAACCGCGACCGCGAGGCGCGTCGCGACTGA